One genomic segment of Paenibacillus xylanexedens includes these proteins:
- a CDS encoding winged helix-turn-helix transcriptional regulator, with protein MYRPLLTEDPNKLFTAYRIIGTKWTIHILCALSQGPKRFGEIFDNIPSISEMILSRRLKGLQHDHLVKRTIRTRPTQIIYKLTPKGAALAAFIPCLMDWDTKFQNDTTGRNKDDH; from the coding sequence GTGTACAGACCATTGCTCACTGAAGACCCGAATAAACTATTTACAGCTTATCGCATCATCGGAACGAAATGGACGATCCATATTTTATGTGCTCTGTCTCAAGGCCCGAAGAGATTCGGTGAAATATTCGATAACATTCCTTCCATTTCCGAAATGATCCTCTCCAGACGTTTAAAGGGTCTTCAACATGATCATTTGGTCAAAAGAACAATACGGACACGCCCTACACAAATTATTTATAAACTTACGCCAAAAGGAGCTGCTCTTGCAGCATTCATACCCTGTCTAATGGACTGGGATACCAAATTTCAAAATGATACCACCGGGAGGAATAAAGATGATCATTGA
- a CDS encoding HesB/IscA family protein: MIIEVSDTASDKIVEILSSADIQNAFLRVGVDEGGCSGLSYTLIVDEQQAEEDIVLNKKQFKILVHANSIPYIEGLEIDYEESGMLGGFTMNNPNAKVSCGCGASFRMANYRGEVKKCD, from the coding sequence ATGATCATTGAGGTCAGTGATACAGCATCGGACAAAATCGTTGAGATCTTATCAAGTGCGGATATCCAAAATGCCTTTCTTAGAGTAGGCGTTGATGAAGGGGGATGCAGTGGTTTATCTTATACCCTTATCGTGGATGAACAGCAGGCAGAAGAAGACATTGTGTTAAATAAAAAGCAATTTAAGATATTGGTTCACGCAAACAGTATTCCATATATTGAGGGTCTTGAGATTGACTATGAAGAGAGCGGAATGTTAGGCGGATTCACCATGAATAATCCAAATGCCAAAGTTTCGTGTGGATGCGGGGCCAGTTTCAGAATGGCCAATTATCGTGGCGAAGTAAAAAAATGTGATTAA
- a CDS encoding HesB/YadR/YfhF family protein, translated as MISFVVSDQAINSFKNEWELEEDQYVRIYAKYVGGGSDAFTIGINASATPVDPALIQSIGGFHFFVEKTDAWILQDELLQIDCNEHGILSSKISY; from the coding sequence ATGATTTCATTTGTAGTATCTGATCAAGCGATCAATTCATTTAAGAATGAATGGGAATTGGAAGAAGACCAATATGTAAGGATTTATGCAAAATATGTTGGAGGAGGCTCCGATGCTTTTACAATTGGCATAAATGCGAGTGCTACACCGGTCGATCCCGCATTGATTCAATCCATTGGAGGATTTCATTTCTTTGTTGAAAAAACAGATGCCTGGATCCTGCAGGATGAACTTCTCCAAATTGACTGTAATGAACATGGCATATTATCAAGCAAAATCTCCTATTGA
- a CDS encoding MFS transporter, which translates to MEVWKTNNNQIGIFDAQYRAPTIGIMLVLATVAFEGLAITTIAAKMAQSLEGIHLYGWIFSAFLLSQLIGTLVMGQQIDKRGVFTSMLISFSVFVLGTVVSAISFDMHMLIAGRALQGFGAGALITCVYTCVTLHYPDTLRTQILAAFSMAFVLPTLIGPYAAGLIASYISWRYVFWIVLPLIGIALSLTFRSFRNLQLQQDLSGPARATDSKIMYAILLAVGTGLLLTGLGMITDWRGIVLTLAGLVVMITPMRKLLPVGTFLVKKGLPATLVSRGLYVACYFTTESFVILALTEVKGLSADLAGLIVAAGSLSWSAAAWLQAKLDARDQGRARKGRVMTGIGIMIVGTALVILALILTDGGIILILLSQMITGFGVGLANPTTAAIALQHALPRKEGEMSANLQFVDSFYMGVSIGVGGALIALSETLQWGISTGVLIVLTLQLLWVLLSFLASLRITKLVHQEHHPISQVKDNISM; encoded by the coding sequence ATGGAGGTGTGGAAGACAAACAACAATCAGATTGGGATTTTTGATGCTCAGTACAGGGCGCCTACAATTGGCATTATGCTGGTTCTGGCAACCGTAGCTTTTGAAGGACTGGCTATCACAACGATTGCCGCGAAAATGGCACAAAGTTTAGAGGGTATTCATTTATACGGTTGGATCTTCAGCGCATTTTTGTTATCTCAGCTTATTGGAACTTTGGTTATGGGTCAGCAGATTGACAAGCGCGGTGTTTTTACATCTATGCTGATATCTTTTAGTGTTTTTGTATTAGGAACTGTGGTCTCCGCTATTTCTTTCGATATGCACATGCTTATTGCCGGAAGAGCCCTTCAAGGTTTTGGAGCGGGGGCCCTGATCACATGTGTTTATACCTGTGTGACGTTACATTATCCAGATACACTTCGTACTCAAATCCTGGCCGCATTCTCCATGGCATTTGTCCTGCCTACCTTAATCGGACCTTATGCAGCAGGCCTTATAGCTTCCTACATCTCGTGGCGATATGTTTTCTGGATCGTTTTACCCTTGATTGGAATAGCGTTGAGTCTCACATTCCGTTCTTTCCGTAATTTGCAGCTTCAGCAAGATCTGTCAGGTCCAGCGCGAGCAACCGACTCAAAGATTATGTATGCGATTCTGCTTGCGGTTGGAACGGGGCTGTTACTCACAGGACTTGGTATGATAACCGATTGGAGAGGCATAGTACTCACTTTGGCTGGATTAGTCGTCATGATCACACCAATGCGTAAATTGCTGCCAGTAGGGACTTTTTTGGTAAAAAAAGGATTGCCTGCTACTTTGGTATCGAGAGGGCTATATGTTGCTTGTTATTTTACAACGGAAAGTTTTGTGATCTTGGCGCTAACCGAAGTGAAGGGATTATCAGCTGACCTTGCTGGCCTCATTGTAGCAGCAGGTTCTCTGAGCTGGTCCGCCGCAGCGTGGTTACAAGCCAAGCTTGATGCACGAGATCAAGGTCGTGCCCGAAAGGGTAGGGTCATGACGGGCATTGGGATTATGATCGTTGGAACTGCACTTGTGATCCTGGCTCTTATTTTGACGGACGGCGGGATTATACTCATCCTTCTCTCACAAATGATTACAGGGTTCGGTGTTGGATTGGCCAACCCTACAACGGCAGCCATTGCTTTACAACATGCCTTGCCCAGGAAAGAGGGCGAAATGTCTGCGAATCTGCAATTTGTGGATTCCTTCTATATGGGCGTAAGCATTGGCGTTGGTGGCGCTCTGATTGCCTTGTCCGAAACGTTACAGTGGGGCATATCGACAGGTGTTTTAATCGTGTTAACACTGCAATTATTATGGGTCTTGTTAAGTTTCTTGGCATCACTACGAATTACCAAACTCGTTCATCAAGAACATCATCCAATCAGCCAGGTGAAAGACAACATATCTATGTAA
- a CDS encoding macrolide family glycosyltransferase, protein MARVLVVITPAEGHVNPSLGLVTQLTNNGEEIIYVCTEEYRSRIEQTGAQIITYPFPQDAFSHDPVLKPQEYNHPYQFIYMMVSGIIRRIIPNVLQVIEDQKFDYMIFDSLMGWGGTILAEKLGIPAVCSIASFAFVEPLGSSSVLNETETKELYEATMKITTELAEEFQVSIPAIEEIPAHAGQLKLVYTSRYFQPQAEKLDDRFIFTGPSIITRQDAPTFSFELLRERYPQTVYIAMGTILNKNLDFYQLCFEALGDLPVNVVLSSGKYTDMTPLADQVPPNFIVKPYIAQLDMLQHTDVFITHAGMNSTSEALYYNVPMVMIPLTSDQPLVANRVQELGAGITLNKHNLSATNLREALTEVLHNSLYRRQAYLIGESLRQAGGYKRAAEMIMSHMGSGRGSYTI, encoded by the coding sequence ATGGCACGTGTATTAGTAGTCATTACTCCAGCTGAAGGACATGTGAATCCATCGTTAGGATTAGTTACTCAGTTGACGAACAATGGTGAGGAAATCATCTATGTGTGCACGGAGGAGTACCGTTCCCGAATTGAACAAACCGGTGCCCAGATCATTACCTATCCATTTCCACAAGATGCCTTCTCTCATGATCCGGTGTTGAAACCCCAGGAATACAACCATCCTTATCAGTTCATTTATATGATGGTAAGCGGTATAATCCGGAGGATCATCCCCAATGTTCTGCAGGTGATCGAGGATCAAAAGTTTGATTATATGATCTTTGATTCCCTGATGGGATGGGGAGGGACTATTCTTGCAGAAAAACTGGGAATTCCTGCGGTGTGCTCGATTGCGTCCTTTGCTTTTGTGGAGCCTCTGGGGTCTAGCTCAGTTCTGAATGAGACGGAGACGAAGGAGCTTTATGAGGCTACGATGAAGATAACAACGGAGTTAGCCGAAGAGTTTCAAGTGAGTATTCCAGCCATCGAAGAAATACCAGCACATGCAGGTCAGTTAAAGCTCGTGTACACCAGCCGTTATTTTCAGCCGCAGGCAGAAAAGCTGGATGATCGTTTTATTTTCACGGGTCCTTCGATCATAACACGTCAAGATGCTCCCACCTTCTCGTTTGAGTTGCTTCGTGAACGTTACCCGCAAACGGTCTACATTGCTATGGGTACGATTTTAAATAAAAATTTGGATTTCTATCAGCTTTGCTTTGAAGCATTAGGGGATCTACCCGTGAATGTTGTTTTATCTTCAGGAAAATACACGGACATGACGCCACTGGCGGATCAAGTTCCTCCTAATTTTATCGTCAAGCCATACATTGCCCAGTTGGACATGTTGCAGCATACCGATGTTTTTATTACACATGCTGGAATGAACAGCACAAGTGAGGCGTTATATTACAACGTTCCGATGGTGATGATTCCATTAACATCGGATCAGCCTCTTGTCGCCAATCGGGTACAGGAGCTCGGCGCGGGTATTACTTTAAATAAACATAACCTCAGTGCAACTAATTTGAGAGAGGCATTAACAGAAGTGCTACACAATTCACTTTATAGACGCCAGGCTTACCTCATTGGTGAATCTCTAAGGCAGGCTGGCGGTTACAAGCGAGCTGCCGAAATGATCATGAGTCACATGGGTTCAGGCCGGGGGAGTTACACAATTTAA
- a CDS encoding multidrug effflux MFS transporter gives MAKSSNWNVFGLAILLGLFSTLGPFTIDMYLPAFPEIAQNMNTTASLVQFSLTACLLGLGVGQLVMGPLSDAYGRRRPLLICMAAYIICSLACAFAPNIGLLILFRFTQGFAASAGIVISRAIARDLYSGHELTKFFSLLLLVGNLGPLAAPIAGSGVLSFTTWIGVFICLSFLGIFLLIMTKWSLKETHPIERRIVPDFKQQLGNYRMLLRDRKFVGYMLAQGIMTAGVFAYVAGTPFIYQNIYGVTPTVFAILFASNGISLIIGSQIVGRLAKRIPEQTLLLSGLWLAIIASVAALVVTLAHGPLFALVIPLFFFVCSIGITSTAAFPLAMESQAKMAGSAAALLGVVPFLLGALVAPLVGIAGEDTAVPLGLTLLMTSIIAIVTYFLLVKNVPQHTPNHAQSNADF, from the coding sequence ATGGCGAAGAGCTCGAATTGGAATGTTTTTGGACTGGCAATACTACTAGGTTTATTTTCTACATTAGGTCCATTTACGATTGATATGTATTTACCGGCTTTTCCGGAGATTGCACAAAATATGAATACAACGGCATCACTTGTACAATTTAGCCTAACTGCTTGTTTATTAGGACTGGGTGTAGGACAACTCGTTATGGGTCCTTTGAGTGACGCGTACGGTAGACGTAGACCATTGTTGATCTGTATGGCAGCCTATATTATTTGTTCCTTGGCATGTGCTTTTGCTCCGAATATCGGACTATTAATTTTGTTTCGTTTCACGCAAGGATTTGCAGCTTCAGCTGGAATTGTCATTTCCCGTGCGATAGCCAGAGATCTATACAGTGGACATGAACTCACTAAATTTTTCTCTTTGCTGTTGCTTGTAGGGAATTTGGGGCCTCTGGCAGCACCCATCGCGGGAAGTGGGGTTCTTTCATTCACAACCTGGATTGGCGTGTTTATCTGCCTTTCATTCTTGGGAATTTTCTTATTAATCATGACAAAGTGGAGCTTAAAAGAAACACACCCTATCGAAAGACGTATAGTTCCTGACTTCAAACAGCAATTGGGTAATTACAGAATGCTTCTGCGTGACCGCAAATTTGTTGGTTACATGCTGGCACAGGGAATCATGACAGCAGGGGTCTTTGCTTATGTGGCGGGAACACCATTTATTTACCAAAATATATATGGCGTCACACCCACTGTATTTGCTATATTATTTGCTTCGAACGGCATCAGCTTGATCATCGGATCTCAAATCGTGGGTCGATTGGCCAAACGTATCCCAGAGCAGACGCTGCTATTATCGGGACTATGGCTTGCTATAATAGCAAGTGTTGCTGCTTTGGTCGTAACCCTGGCTCATGGTCCACTTTTCGCGTTGGTGATTCCATTGTTCTTCTTCGTATGCTCGATCGGCATTACGTCTACAGCGGCATTCCCGCTTGCCATGGAGAGTCAAGCTAAGATGGCCGGAAGTGCAGCAGCACTGCTCGGCGTTGTTCCTTTTCTTCTGGGTGCACTGGTTGCTCCTCTGGTCGGTATCGCAGGTGAGGACACTGCCGTCCCGTTAGGACTCACTTTATTAATGACCAGTATCATTGCGATTGTTACTTATTTTCTACTCGTTAAAAACGTCCCGCAGCATACACCTAATCATGCCCAGTCTAATGCTGACTTTTAG
- a CDS encoding helix-turn-helix transcriptional regulator codes for MKKVERINIITRYINNRAHFTISEIMREFNISRSTAIRDIREIEAMGMPLVAEVGRDGGYFVMNNSLLPTVRFTDNEIKALFIAFMATRNQQLPYLKSRQSLAEKLLGLISENQQDDLVHLNQILLFEGTNPHNPDLLDLSDLPHPTLEKLIQILLIERYLLVTVQEEKETKSYPIVLLHLHHQNGHWIIEGFDLEEEKRRIVSVDNLIHVEAYPAKKRLSTRKIVEQLKRNTQEEVINLVLELGPKAIAQFKKYHPLKFSIAYTNPYQTTALLKAFMNIHNSEELTEITNWLLFLGEDIKVKEIPEEVLNAVQERLSLYQMKQ; via the coding sequence ATGAAAAAAGTTGAACGCATTAATATCATCACGCGGTATATCAATAACCGTGCCCACTTTACCATTTCTGAAATCATGCGAGAATTTAACATTTCTCGTTCAACAGCCATTCGAGATATCAGAGAAATTGAAGCCATGGGAATGCCTCTTGTCGCTGAAGTTGGGCGGGACGGAGGTTATTTTGTTATGAACAACTCCCTCCTGCCCACGGTCCGGTTTACCGATAATGAAATCAAAGCGTTATTCATTGCCTTTATGGCGACAAGAAATCAACAGCTTCCTTATCTGAAGAGTCGTCAATCTTTGGCTGAAAAATTATTGGGCCTTATCTCAGAAAATCAGCAAGATGACCTGGTGCATTTGAATCAAATATTGCTTTTTGAAGGGACCAATCCCCATAATCCAGACTTGCTTGATCTGTCAGACCTGCCTCACCCTACCTTGGAAAAACTCATCCAAATTCTTCTTATAGAACGTTATTTGTTAGTCACTGTTCAAGAAGAGAAGGAAACAAAGTCCTATCCCATTGTTCTCTTGCACCTTCATCATCAAAATGGCCATTGGATCATTGAAGGTTTTGACTTGGAGGAAGAAAAGAGACGAATCGTATCCGTTGACAACCTCATCCATGTCGAAGCATACCCGGCGAAAAAAAGACTGAGTACGAGAAAGATTGTTGAACAACTCAAAAGAAATACGCAGGAAGAAGTTATCAACCTTGTCCTGGAACTTGGTCCAAAGGCGATTGCGCAATTCAAAAAATACCATCCATTAAAGTTTTCCATTGCCTATACAAATCCATACCAAACTACGGCCCTCCTAAAGGCATTTATGAATATTCATAACTCAGAAGAATTAACCGAAATCACCAATTGGTTGCTTTTTTTAGGAGAAGATATCAAGGTGAAGGAGATTCCGGAAGAAGTCCTGAATGCTGTACAAGAGAGATTAAGCTTATACCAAATGAAGCAGTGA
- a CDS encoding GyrI-like domain-containing protein: MSNYHFEEKESFIVLGIGTDLKSDYTDYAGISKEKADFWSTVKEDGSLDKLKSLATNEYIFAVNEAVNNKMMHYAGVMTEESLPEATRVIQFPKGEYLVVKGEAETADALSNMLTGIAFGQALPVEKDYAYVGGPNTTVEMGEKNGVVYGEMWVPVVRN; encoded by the coding sequence ATGAGTAATTATCATTTCGAAGAGAAAGAAAGCTTCATCGTACTAGGTATTGGAACAGATCTTAAGAGCGACTACACAGATTATGCTGGCATCAGCAAGGAGAAGGCGGATTTTTGGTCCACGGTGAAAGAGGATGGAAGCCTGGACAAACTAAAGTCCCTGGCAACAAATGAATACATTTTTGCTGTGAACGAAGCAGTGAATAACAAGATGATGCATTATGCTGGTGTCATGACAGAAGAATCTCTGCCAGAAGCAACGAGAGTAATCCAATTTCCTAAGGGAGAATACCTTGTTGTGAAAGGCGAAGCAGAGACGGCTGATGCGCTCAGTAACATGCTTACTGGCATTGCTTTTGGTCAAGCCCTCCCCGTAGAAAAGGATTATGCCTATGTTGGCGGTCCTAATACAACAGTTGAAATGGGAGAGAAAAACGGCGTGGTATATGGTGAAATGTGGGTTCCTGTTGTAAGGAATTAA
- the cls gene encoding cardiolipin synthase has product MVTLILSLVMIINILLSAVFLFFERRDIGYTWAWLMIFYFIPILGFIVYLFLGRNLKKKNFYGLSAEERNSLKLIVENQLVTLKEQRKENNPLLMKYADLIQLNLTSSNAILTNDNEIFIFDDGQEKFDSLFADIKEAKKEINIQYYIIQPDSLGKKLRDELTIKAKEGVKVRVLYDEIGSKKLSLKFFRELISAGGEVEVFFPSLIRPLNFRMNNRNHRKLCIIDGEIAYIGGFNLGNEYLGMDKKFGYWRDTHFKMHGDAVNHIQGRFILDWKHASKSDQVSYEQFSFNTAKLDGSSPVQIVSSGPNSQVEHLKNMYIKLIVNAKKSVYIQTPYFIPDSTFMDACKIALLSGVDLRIMIPNKPDHPFVYWATWAYAGELLDYGAKILLYDNGFLHAKTIVVDEEVASVGTMNIDSRSFRLNFEVNAIVYDERVAKQLQELFHQDSQLSTELTSDRYRNRSLIIKFKEGISRLLSPIL; this is encoded by the coding sequence ATGGTCACGCTGATACTTTCGCTCGTTATGATTATAAACATATTACTCTCAGCGGTATTTTTGTTTTTTGAAAGGAGAGACATTGGTTATACTTGGGCCTGGCTCATGATATTTTACTTCATTCCTATTTTAGGTTTTATCGTTTATCTCTTTCTGGGACGTAACCTCAAAAAGAAAAATTTCTACGGACTTTCAGCTGAAGAGAGAAACTCCCTAAAGTTAATTGTCGAGAACCAGTTAGTGACATTGAAGGAGCAACGTAAGGAAAACAACCCCCTGCTCATGAAATATGCTGACCTGATTCAATTGAATCTCACTTCATCCAATGCAATCCTAACCAATGACAATGAGATATTCATCTTCGATGATGGACAAGAGAAATTTGATTCTTTATTTGCTGATATCAAGGAAGCCAAGAAAGAGATTAACATCCAATATTACATCATTCAACCGGATTCCTTAGGGAAGAAATTACGAGATGAATTAACTATTAAAGCTAAAGAAGGCGTAAAAGTGCGAGTTCTCTATGACGAAATTGGTTCAAAGAAACTTTCATTGAAGTTTTTCAGAGAACTGATCTCTGCCGGTGGAGAAGTAGAGGTCTTTTTCCCGTCACTGATTAGACCATTAAATTTCCGTATGAATAATCGAAATCATCGAAAACTTTGTATTATTGATGGGGAGATTGCTTATATTGGCGGATTTAATCTGGGGAATGAGTATCTAGGCATGGATAAAAAGTTTGGATACTGGCGTGATACACATTTTAAAATGCACGGAGATGCCGTTAATCATATTCAAGGAAGGTTTATTTTGGATTGGAAACACGCCAGCAAATCGGATCAAGTAAGTTACGAACAATTCTCCTTCAACACAGCAAAGCTTGATGGTTCAAGTCCAGTTCAGATTGTGTCTAGTGGTCCTAACTCACAGGTGGAACACCTGAAGAATATGTACATCAAGCTTATAGTAAATGCCAAAAAGAGTGTGTATATTCAAACGCCTTACTTTATTCCTGACAGCACTTTTATGGATGCATGTAAAATCGCACTCCTATCCGGGGTGGATCTGCGCATTATGATTCCCAATAAGCCCGATCACCCGTTTGTATATTGGGCGACTTGGGCGTACGCTGGTGAATTATTGGACTATGGAGCCAAGATTCTGTTATATGATAATGGATTCTTACACGCAAAGACCATTGTAGTAGACGAAGAAGTCGCTTCAGTAGGGACGATGAATATTGATTCCCGGAGCTTTAGGTTGAATTTTGAGGTGAATGCAATTGTATATGACGAGCGAGTTGCGAAACAACTTCAAGAATTGTTTCATCAAGATAGCCAGTTAAGTACAGAACTTACTTCTGATCGTTATAGAAATAGGTCCCTTATTATAAAATTTAAAGAAGGAATATCACGTCTTCTTTCACCTATTTTATAG